One stretch of Punica granatum isolate Tunisia-2019 chromosome 5, ASM765513v2, whole genome shotgun sequence DNA includes these proteins:
- the LOC116207991 gene encoding calcium permeable stress-gated cation channel 1, which yields MATLGDIGLSAAFNIGSAFAFLIAFAILRLQPFNDRVYFPKWYLKGLRPTHGGAFVKKFVNLDLRAYLKFLQWMPDALKMPEPELIDHAGLDSAVYLRIYLMGLKIFVPIAFLAWTILVPVNWTNGTLAAAAKIANITASDIDKLSISNIPLGSQRFWAHIVMAYGFTFWTCYVLQKEYEKVANMRFHFLQAERRRPDQFTVLVRNVPPDPDESVGELVEHFFLVNHPDHYLTNQVVYNANKLASLVKKKKKLQNWRDYYQLKFSRKRTDRPLMKTGFLGLWGTKVDAIDHYTSEIEKVSREIVEEREKVANDPKSIMPASFVSFKTRWAAAVCAQTQQSRNPTLWLTDWAPEPRDVYWPNLAIPYVSLTVRRLIIGVAFFFLTFFFMIPITLVQSLASIEGIEKVVPFLKPVIEVKFIKAFIAGVLPGLALKLFLVFLPTILMIMSKFEGFISLSSLERRGAARYYLFNLVNTFLCSVIVGSALTQLKSFIHQSPNQIPRTIGVAIPQRATFFITYIMVDGWAGVAMEILRIKPLIIFHLKNFFLVKTEKDREEAMDPGSIGFNTGEPQIQLYFLLGLVYAAVTPVLLPFILVFFALAYVVFRHQVINVYNQEYESGAAFWPDVHGRIITALVISQLLLMGLLATKEAAQSTPFLIALPVLTLYFHQYCKGRYEPAFIRYPLEEAMMKDTLERAREPNLNLKSYLQSAYLHPVFKAEDDDESMEMDETEKWENESVLVPTKRSSRLNTPLASKMGSSPPSQYENDRASNL from the exons ATGGCGACCCTCGGAGATATCGGGCTCTCCGCGGCCTTCAACATTGGCAGTGCGTTCGCCTTTCTCATAGCGTTTGCCATCTTGAGGCTCCAGCCCTTCAACGACAGGGTTTATTTCCCGAAATGGTACCTCAAGGGCTTGCGCCCGACTCATGGAGGAGCCTTTGTGAAAAAGTTTGTCAACTTGGACCTTCGAGCGTATCTCAAGTTCTTGCAGTGGATGCCTGATGCGCTTAAAATGCCCGAGCCCGAGCTTATTGACCACGCAGGATTGGATTCTGCTGTCTATCTCCGCATCTACTTGATGGG ACTTAAAATCTTTGTTCCGATAGCTTTCCTTGCATGGACGATTCTGGTACCGGTTAATTGGACAAATGGTACTCTTGCTGCAGCTGCCAAGATCGCAAATATAACTGCCAGTGATATTGACAAGCTTTCCATCTCAAACATACCATTGGGGTCGCAGAG GTTTTGGGCACATATTGTGATGGCTTATGGGTTTACCTTTTGGACATGCTATGTGTTGCAAAAGGAGTATGAGAAAGTTGCCAATATGAGGTTTCACTTTCTTCAAGCAGAAAGAAGACGTCCTGATCAATTTACG GTCCTTGTGAGAAATGTCCCACCAGACCCAGATGAATCGGTTGGTGAGCTTGTGGAGCATTTTTTCCTGGTCAATCACCCCGATCACTATCTCACTAATCAG GTGGTTTATAATGCAAACAAGCTTGCGAGTTTggtcaagaagaagaagaaactgcAGAACTGGCGTGACTATTACCAGCTCAAATTTTCTAGAAAGCGCACGGATAGGCCCTTAATGAAG ACGGGTTTTCTCGGGCTTTGGGGTACGAAAGTGGATGCAATTGATCATTATACTTCTGAAATTGAGAAAGTATCCAGAGAA ATAgtcgaagagagagagaaagtggcGAACGACCCCAAGTCTATCATGCCTGCATCGTTTGTGTCCTTTAAGACTCGATGGGCAGCAGCAGTTTGTGCACAAACTCAACAGTCCAGAAACCCGACTTTGTGGCTCACTGATTGGGCTCCGGAGCCACGAGATGTTTATTGGCCAAATCTCGCGATTCCTTATGTCTCACTTACTGTTAGGAGGCTGATTATAGGGGTGGCGTTCTTCTTCCTTACTTTCTTCTTCATGATTCCCATTACGCTCGTTCAGTCTCTTGCGAGCATCGAGGGTATCGAGAAAGTGGTTCCATTTCTCAAACCGGTCATTGAAGT CAAATTTATTAAGGCATTCATTGCTGGTGTTCTCCCGGGGCTTGCCTTGAAGCTCTTTCTCGTATTCCTACCCACAATATTGATGATAATGTCTAAATTTGAAGGCTTCATATCTCTTTCATCTCTGGAGAGGAGAGGGGCTGCTCGTTATTATCTTTTCAATCTTGTGAACACTTTCCTCTGCAGTGTCATTGTGGGTTCGGCGCTGACACAACTGAAATCCTTCATCCATCAGTCTCCAAACCA GATTCCGAGGACTATTGGGGTGGCTATCCCACAGAGGGCAACTTTCTTCATAACTTACATCATGGTTGATGGTTGGGCGGGAGTAGCTATGGAGATCTTACGAATAAAGCCTCTGATAATCTTCCACTTGAAGAACTTCTTCCTTGTGAAAACCGAGAAGGACCGCGAGGAGGCTATGGACCCAGGAAGCATCGGCTTCAATACTGGAGAGCCTCAGATCCAGCTCTATTTCCTCTTGGGCCTTGTGTATGCTGCCGTGACCCCTGTTTTGCTCCCTTTCATACTGGTCTTCTTTGCCCTCGCTTATGTGGTGTTCCGTCATCAG GTCATAAATGTCTACAATCAGGAGTATGAAAGTGGTGCGGCATTTTGGCCTGATGTGCACGGACGTATTATTACGGCACTGGTCATATCTCAGTTGCTTCTGATGGGATTGTTGGCAACGAAGGAAGCTGCTCAGTCGACTCCATTCCTCATAGCTCTACCTGTCCTCACACTCTACTTCCACCAATACTGCAAAGGCCGTTATGAACCTGCCTTCATTCGGTACCCCTTAGAG GAGGCTATGATGAAGGATACCCTGGAGCGGGCGAGGGAGCCAAACCTGAACCTGAAGAGTTATCTTCAGAGCGCATACCTCCACCCAGTCTTCAAAGCCGAAGATGATGACGAGAGCATGGAGATGGACGAGACTGAGAAGTGGGAGAACGAAAGCGTCCTTGTTCCCACGAAACGGTCCTCCCGGCTGAACACTCCTCTGGCCAGCAAGATGGGGTCCTCACCGCCCTCACAGTATGAGAATGATAGAGCCTCGAACTTGTAG